In bacterium, a genomic segment contains:
- a CDS encoding AAA family ATPase, whose amino-acid sequence MTSSDKLRTLLAEQFRAEDIEITRLLNERDFAGAVARCKALASRFENLPQFCHRYGDALMRRQFVRDAITWYERAIKAGGRDAHYYLALADAYAALEDGADAEIQALWEGVRDSFDPLAIYGRLENLLISGNYRDEAFRLVDTIKERFRHKPELCYLQAEAAHSIDLLPTAVELLRRSQNANYFGHRHYFILGDCFGYFGMDEQSIRFLLRQMERNDGPVGDALRGIYDIIKWRRRGGDDRLLAAIHWEYLTLYADRGLGRQTQMRYLDAEPEPSRAVYQEFREKHLGNPKHPGYAIQLEIGDQMAYAAFFLRLLLYHREHRSDFFSARESLIECAELLSSLAADSIESRYFLMWARIEQKEFRDAQRLAARLDEDIARRIYPGQNPSEFNYALHLIADALPAKSRRDRQKPGVSEAKLEKPEQAELQEFGIDLTAQYRAKKRAAPVSASAADVARLAHALQSGGPLCIVLTGPSGVGKSETVRALACALAGPAAPSGLEGHAIIESSTSVLVAGAGILGTWQERLLAFCHMASLDNKRIIYLEDLHNIFGVGRVSDDKSRFADVFLPLLERRQIAVIGEMTHRQLEDLRAREPRFFRMAKEIPVTEPSRDQMIEILHSWAHAPSAGSLEFSPPALQQIYNLGRTFMPYRAFPGKAREILDGVIATRETEARPSGAVGAGDVTASFCRATGIPEFIVDERVPLDQDRLRTFFAERVLGQDQAIRPVTEAVASFKARINDPNKPIRSFLFVGPTGVGKTEMAKVLAEYVFGDRGRIIRLNMSEYSDANAASKLIAAPHQFNPQAGHFLAEVRRSPFSIVLLDEIEKAHPDVFHLLLQMLDEGILQDETGTPAYFQSSFVIMTSNLGARRYTDRQIGFGGGDTIGDLQQQVMKDIREFFNPEVLNRIDELVFFTPLDEAAIRRIINREVGKLLDRQGIIERGIQVEVDPLVLDHIMEIGYDARYGARNIKRTVERLVATPLAQVMAGQSVPADALIRINLKEGTPTAHLIRAEEWLLPDHLRARQNKEQTDVTALSQQELKGMAGALAARVDSLKQKLRYEELMQEHQALQKEMLRPGFWDTPGRANEVVRRYAAVNRRTERIHKWESLCGRIDALLQTSPARMAAAEKARVRSQVLGLSKELESAELEILLEGKYDSADCFVLIAAESSRRDHIRWVHELAGVYRSWARRRSYPCRAVGEALTGDRMEYGVVLHIGGMNAFGLLKNERGIYRRTSVDTDGRAKSRESIDGQVIVLADVQPLADAPRRATVTVQKLKKSQAGHFVAQLSRQVTAQAERGTPPITFLADAAIEKDGNLPQEMYLSYLHYRQRSQARPGSEHNGAWGSLVRTYFTGRQNRIVDHETKMVIDDVKGYFNGKIDSLLLERII is encoded by the coding sequence ATGACCAGTTCCGACAAGCTACGGACCTTGCTGGCCGAGCAGTTTCGCGCCGAAGACATCGAGATCACGCGGTTGTTGAACGAGAGGGATTTCGCCGGGGCGGTGGCGCGCTGCAAGGCGCTGGCATCGCGGTTTGAAAATCTCCCGCAGTTCTGTCACCGGTACGGCGATGCGCTGATGCGGCGGCAGTTTGTCCGCGACGCGATCACCTGGTACGAACGGGCCATCAAGGCGGGCGGACGCGACGCGCACTACTACCTCGCGTTGGCGGACGCCTACGCCGCGCTGGAAGACGGGGCCGACGCCGAGATTCAGGCCTTGTGGGAAGGAGTGCGGGACTCGTTCGATCCCCTGGCGATCTATGGACGGCTGGAGAATCTGCTGATCAGCGGCAATTATCGTGACGAGGCCTTCCGGCTGGTCGACACGATCAAGGAACGATTCCGCCATAAACCGGAACTGTGCTATCTGCAGGCCGAGGCGGCGCATTCGATCGATTTGTTGCCGACGGCGGTGGAATTGTTGCGCCGGAGCCAGAACGCCAATTACTTCGGCCATCGTCACTATTTCATCCTCGGCGACTGCTTCGGCTATTTCGGAATGGACGAGCAGTCGATTCGCTTCCTTCTGCGCCAGATGGAACGGAATGACGGTCCCGTCGGCGATGCACTTCGGGGCATCTACGACATCATCAAATGGCGGCGCCGCGGCGGCGATGACCGTCTGCTGGCCGCCATCCATTGGGAGTACCTCACGCTCTATGCCGACCGCGGCCTCGGGCGGCAGACGCAGATGCGCTACCTGGACGCGGAACCGGAACCATCCCGTGCCGTATACCAGGAGTTCCGAGAGAAACATCTTGGTAATCCCAAGCACCCTGGCTACGCCATCCAACTGGAAATCGGCGACCAGATGGCCTATGCCGCGTTCTTCCTGCGGCTGCTTCTCTATCACCGGGAACACCGTTCGGACTTCTTCAGTGCCCGGGAGTCTTTGATCGAGTGCGCCGAGCTGCTGAGCTCGCTGGCAGCGGATTCGATCGAGTCTCGCTACTTCCTGATGTGGGCTCGCATCGAGCAAAAGGAGTTCCGCGATGCCCAAAGACTCGCCGCGCGCCTCGACGAGGACATCGCCCGTCGCATCTATCCCGGCCAGAACCCGAGTGAATTCAACTACGCCCTGCACTTGATCGCGGACGCGCTTCCCGCCAAATCGCGTCGGGATCGGCAGAAGCCGGGCGTCTCCGAAGCAAAGCTTGAGAAACCGGAGCAGGCGGAACTCCAGGAATTCGGCATCGATCTGACCGCGCAGTACCGGGCCAAGAAACGGGCGGCGCCCGTGTCCGCTTCCGCGGCGGATGTTGCCCGTCTGGCCCACGCGCTGCAATCCGGGGGACCCCTCTGCATCGTATTGACCGGGCCATCGGGCGTCGGGAAAAGCGAGACGGTGCGGGCGCTGGCCTGTGCGCTGGCCGGCCCCGCCGCTCCAAGCGGCCTGGAAGGACACGCGATCATCGAGTCATCCACCAGCGTTCTCGTGGCGGGTGCGGGCATTCTCGGCACCTGGCAGGAGCGGCTGCTGGCATTCTGTCACATGGCGTCGTTGGACAACAAGCGGATCATCTACCTGGAAGATCTGCATAACATCTTCGGCGTCGGGCGCGTGTCTGATGACAAATCGCGGTTCGCCGACGTGTTCCTGCCGCTGCTCGAGCGTCGCCAGATCGCTGTGATCGGCGAGATGACGCACCGCCAGCTGGAGGACCTGCGCGCGCGCGAACCGCGGTTCTTCCGTATGGCGAAGGAGATTCCGGTCACCGAGCCGTCGCGCGATCAGATGATCGAGATTCTTCACAGCTGGGCGCACGCGCCATCGGCGGGGTCGCTGGAGTTCTCCCCACCCGCGCTGCAGCAGATTTACAACCTGGGTCGGACCTTCATGCCCTACCGTGCCTTTCCGGGCAAGGCGCGCGAGATCCTTGACGGCGTCATCGCCACTCGTGAGACGGAAGCGAGACCGTCTGGCGCCGTCGGCGCCGGCGACGTCACCGCGTCCTTCTGCCGCGCGACCGGCATCCCCGAATTCATCGTCGATGAACGCGTGCCGTTGGATCAGGATCGCCTGCGAACCTTCTTCGCCGAGCGTGTGCTGGGGCAGGATCAGGCCATCCGTCCGGTGACCGAAGCAGTGGCGTCGTTCAAGGCGCGGATCAACGATCCGAACAAACCAATCCGCAGTTTCCTGTTTGTCGGCCCGACGGGTGTGGGCAAGACCGAGATGGCCAAGGTTCTCGCCGAGTATGTCTTCGGCGACCGGGGACGCATCATCCGGCTGAACATGTCCGAATACTCCGACGCCAACGCCGCGTCGAAATTGATCGCCGCGCCGCATCAGTTCAATCCGCAGGCCGGGCACTTTCTCGCCGAGGTGCGCCGGTCACCCTTCAGCATCGTACTTCTGGACGAGATCGAAAAGGCGCACCCGGATGTCTTTCATCTGCTGCTGCAAATGCTCGACGAGGGTATCCTGCAGGATGAGACCGGCACGCCGGCCTACTTCCAGTCGAGTTTTGTGATTATGACCTCAAACCTCGGCGCGCGCCGGTACACCGACCGGCAGATCGGCTTCGGCGGCGGCGACACGATTGGCGACCTGCAGCAACAGGTGATGAAGGACATCCGGGAGTTCTTTAATCCGGAGGTGCTCAACCGGATCGACGAGCTGGTCTTCTTCACTCCGCTCGACGAAGCGGCAATCCGCCGGATCATCAACCGCGAGGTGGGGAAACTGCTGGATCGACAGGGGATCATTGAACGCGGCATTCAGGTCGAAGTCGATCCGCTGGTGCTCGATCACATCATGGAGATCGGCTACGACGCCCGCTACGGGGCGCGGAACATCAAGCGGACGGTCGAGCGCCTGGTCGCGACGCCGTTGGCGCAAGTGATGGCCGGTCAGTCCGTCCCCGCCGACGCGCTCATTCGCATCAATCTAAAGGAAGGGACGCCGACGGCGCATCTGATCCGTGCCGAGGAATGGCTGTTACCCGACCATCTACGGGCGCGTCAGAACAAAGAGCAAACTGATGTCACCGCCCTCTCGCAGCAGGAATTGAAAGGCATGGCCGGCGCGCTGGCCGCCCGGGTGGACTCGCTCAAGCAGAAACTGCGTTATGAGGAGCTGATGCAGGAGCATCAGGCGTTGCAAAAGGAGATGCTGCGTCCGGGATTCTGGGACACGCCGGGCAGGGCGAACGAAGTCGTCCGCCGTTACGCCGCGGTGAACCGCCGCACCGAACGCATCCACAAGTGGGAGTCGCTCTGCGGACGCATCGACGCGCTCTTGCAAACGTCACCGGCGCGAATGGCCGCCGCCGAAAAGGCCCGGGTTCGGTCGCAGGTTCTGGGACTCTCAAAGGAGCTGGAATCGGCGGAGCTGGAAATCCTGCTGGAGGGCAAGTACGATTCGGCGGACTGCTTTGTCCTCATCGCCGCGGAGTCCAGCCGCCGCGATCACATCCGCTGGGTGCACGAACTGGCGGGCGTCTACCGGAGTTGGGCGCGTCGGCGCAGTTACCCCTGCCGTGCCGTCGGCGAGGCGCTCACCGGCGACCGGATGGAGTACGGGGTCGTGTTGCACATCGGCGGGATGAACGCGTTTGGGTTGCTGAAGAATGAGCGCGGGATTTATCGTCGGACGTCGGTGGACACCGACGGCCGCGCGAAGAGCCGCGAATCGATCGATGGCCAGGTGATCGTGCTGGCCGATGTCCAGCCGCTGGCCGATGCTCCGCGGCGCGCGACGGTCACGGTGCAGAAACTGAAGAAAAGCCAGGCGGGACACTTCGTGGCGCAGCTGAGCCGCCAGGTGACCGCGCAGGCTGAACGCGGGACGCCTCCGATCACCTTCCTCGCCGATGCCGCCATCGAGAAGGATGGCAACCTGCCGCAGGAGATGTATTTGTCGTACCTCCATTACCGCCAACGCAGCCAGGCGCGGCCCGGTTCAGAGCACAACGGTGCCTGGGGATCGCTGGTTCGCACCTACTTCACCGGCCGGCAGAACCGGATTGTCGACCACGAAACAAAGATGGTGATCGATGATGTGAAGGGGTATTTCAACGGCAAGATCGATTCGCTCTTATTGGAACGGATCATCTGA
- a CDS encoding DUF2953 domain-containing protein, protein MGWVILEILAVLAIVVLVAPVRLIGVWEAMRVEIWLSFLGLRGRIWNRDLAEPSMAKMRKATERLASEQIDPLRLIGVLRENRDTLSRTAHVTLLFLRRLWRSWRLESGHVMVALGTGDPAATGMAHGMISALAGVLASRWPQVRLESHPDFEDAAFESHGRLVFRFRLLDPAWHFLRYMVTLPWRGLARIKRQWALQHS, encoded by the coding sequence ATGGGATGGGTGATTCTGGAGATACTGGCCGTACTGGCGATTGTCGTGTTGGTCGCGCCGGTGCGATTGATTGGTGTCTGGGAGGCGATGCGGGTTGAGATATGGCTGTCGTTTCTGGGGCTCCGCGGTCGCATCTGGAACCGGGACTTGGCGGAGCCGTCCATGGCCAAGATGCGAAAAGCGACAGAACGCCTTGCCTCCGAGCAGATCGATCCGTTGCGGCTGATCGGCGTCTTGCGCGAAAACCGCGACACGCTCTCACGCACGGCGCATGTCACACTGTTGTTTCTGCGTCGGCTGTGGAGGTCTTGGCGGTTGGAGAGCGGGCACGTGATGGTCGCACTGGGAACCGGCGACCCGGCCGCAACCGGGATGGCGCATGGCATGATCTCCGCTTTGGCCGGCGTCCTCGCGTCGCGCTGGCCGCAAGTGCGATTGGAGAGCCATCCGGATTTCGAGGACGCCGCGTTCGAAAGCCACGGACGATTGGTCTTCCGGTTCCGTCTGTTGGACCCGGCCTGGCATTTTCTGCGTTACATGGTCACCCTGCCGTGGCGGGGACTGGCACGAATAAAGCGTCAGTGGGCGCTGCAGCATTCATAA
- the rtcA gene encoding RNA 3'-terminal phosphate cyclase produces MAELVTLDGAMGEGGGQILRSAVALSLVTGTPVRIENIRAHRPKPGLGHQHLAAVRAAAQVSGAEVRGAAVGSTSLYFAPGPVRPGSYRFTIATAGSCTLLLQTVLPALMLADAPSELILEGGTHNPFAPPFDFLRQTFAPLLARMGPTVQLRLDRYGFYPAGGGRMQATIAPVARLSPLSLQARGPMRPPLARALVVQLNEDIAHRELRALASRFSWSREQLRIDASANAISPGNVLFVAIESEHLTEVFSAIGQRGVSAEQVAQRLADEVAAYVESDAPVGSHLADQLLIPLALAGGGVFRTVRPTLHTLTNIQVIEQFLPVRIPVAAVEKQIWEVRVESRGAI; encoded by the coding sequence ATGGCGGAGTTGGTCACTCTGGACGGCGCGATGGGCGAGGGCGGCGGGCAGATTCTGCGCAGCGCTGTGGCATTGTCGCTGGTCACCGGGACGCCGGTCCGCATCGAGAACATACGCGCACACCGTCCCAAGCCGGGATTGGGGCATCAGCATCTGGCCGCGGTGCGGGCGGCGGCGCAAGTGAGCGGCGCGGAGGTCCGCGGCGCCGCGGTTGGTTCAACGTCGCTGTATTTTGCCCCCGGCCCGGTGCGGCCCGGATCGTATCGGTTCACGATCGCAACCGCGGGCAGTTGCACGCTGCTGTTGCAGACCGTGCTGCCGGCGCTGATGTTGGCGGATGCCCCGTCGGAGTTGATTCTGGAGGGGGGCACACACAACCCGTTTGCCCCGCCGTTCGACTTTCTGCGCCAGACCTTCGCCCCGCTCCTGGCCCGGATGGGGCCGACAGTGCAACTGCGCCTCGATCGGTATGGGTTCTACCCTGCCGGCGGCGGCCGCATGCAGGCAACGATCGCTCCGGTCGCCCGACTCTCTCCCCTGTCGCTTCAGGCGCGCGGCCCGATGCGACCTCCGCTGGCACGCGCGCTGGTTGTCCAACTGAATGAGGATATCGCGCACCGTGAATTGCGGGCGCTGGCGAGCCGTTTTTCCTGGAGCCGCGAGCAATTGCGCATCGACGCGTCTGCCAATGCCATCTCGCCCGGTAATGTTTTGTTCGTAGCAATCGAAAGCGAGCATTTGACCGAGGTGTTTTCCGCTATCGGGCAGCGCGGCGTTTCCGCCGAACAGGTCGCGCAACGTCTCGCCGATGAGGTGGCTGCCTATGTTGAGTCGGACGCGCCGGTTGGCTCGCACCTGGCCGACCAGTTGCTAATCCCGCTGGCGTTGGCCGGCGGCGGAGTCTTCCGCACGGTGCGTCCGACACTCCACACCCTTACCAACATCCAGGTGATTGAGCAATTTCTGCCGGTCAGGATTCCGGTGGCCGCCGTGGAAAAGCAGATCTGGGAAGTGCGGGTTGAATCGCGCGGCGCCATCTGA
- a CDS encoding spore germination protein GerW family protein gives MATGDLIGVIQSIVGELRQIARSESVVGAPVTVGDRTVVPITRLSVGFGAGGGEGSRPDKGTGFAGGGGGGAMIEPVAFLVLDKDRVQLLTTRKHGVVEAVLDAAPDLISSIKSWSEKKSTEPPHANP, from the coding sequence ATGGCGACAGGGGATCTGATTGGTGTCATCCAATCCATTGTTGGCGAGTTGCGTCAGATCGCCCGCTCCGAGAGCGTTGTCGGCGCGCCGGTCACCGTGGGAGACCGCACGGTGGTGCCGATCACACGTCTGTCGGTTGGCTTCGGCGCGGGCGGCGGCGAGGGGTCGCGTCCCGACAAGGGAACCGGATTCGCCGGGGGCGGCGGGGGCGGCGCCATGATTGAGCCGGTGGCGTTTCTTGTGCTGGACAAGGATCGGGTGCAACTGCTGACCACCCGTAAACATGGCGTGGTCGAGGCGGTGCTGGATGCGGCCCCCGACCTGATTTCCTCGATCAAGAGCTGGTCGGAGAAGAAGTCGACGGAACCGCCGCATGCGAATCCGTAG
- the mscL gene encoding large conductance mechanosensitive channel protein MscL, which produces MLKEFKEFAMRGNVMDMAVGIIIGAAFGKIISSLVADVLMPPIGKLMGGVDFSNLFISLSGGQYASLEAAKAAGAATINYGVFINTVIDFIIVAFAIFLLVKAMNKAKRKQEAPPPEPTTKACPECLMEIPIRATRCGHCAVVVAR; this is translated from the coding sequence ATGCTTAAAGAGTTCAAGGAATTCGCCATGCGCGGCAATGTCATGGACATGGCCGTGGGTATCATTATTGGCGCCGCGTTCGGGAAGATCATCTCGTCGCTGGTCGCCGATGTGCTCATGCCGCCGATCGGCAAATTGATGGGGGGCGTGGATTTCAGCAACCTGTTCATTTCGCTGTCGGGCGGACAGTATGCGTCGCTGGAGGCCGCCAAGGCCGCCGGCGCCGCCACCATCAACTATGGCGTCTTCATCAACACGGTGATTGACTTCATCATCGTGGCCTTCGCGATCTTCCTGCTGGTTAAGGCGATGAACAAGGCCAAGCGCAAACAGGAAGCGCCGCCCCCCGAACCCACCACAAAGGCCTGCCCCGAATGCCTGATGGAGATCCCGATCAGGGCCACCCGTTGCGGGCACTGCGCGGTGGTTGTCGCCAGGTAA
- a CDS encoding phosphodiester glycosidase family protein, with amino-acid sequence MRHRFRSTIIVATILLSPLAGVAGDWAVLAPGLELGEFKAQRRTSEGDSLVLILRVDPVHWELIALTASDASRQTGNLTARQWCERYGLAAAINAGMYQEDFRTHVGYMRCDGHVNSAGKNNYQSVAAFAPRRDGLPPFRIVDLDQVEWDTVMAQYDCVIQNLRLIARPGDNRWSPSDERWSEAALGEDRQGRILFIFCRSPYPMHEFNNILLELPIDLVCAQHLEGGPEAQFYLRYGSITRDVAGSYETGFNENDHNREARPLPNVLGIVPRDTLR; translated from the coding sequence ATGCGGCATCGCTTCAGGTCTACGATCATCGTGGCGACAATCCTCCTGTCCCCGCTGGCGGGTGTGGCCGGGGACTGGGCTGTCCTCGCCCCCGGGTTGGAGCTGGGAGAGTTTAAGGCGCAACGGCGCACCTCGGAGGGAGACTCGCTTGTCTTGATTCTGCGCGTCGATCCCGTCCACTGGGAGCTGATAGCGCTGACGGCCAGCGACGCAAGCCGGCAGACCGGGAACCTGACGGCCCGGCAATGGTGCGAGCGATATGGCCTTGCGGCGGCCATCAATGCCGGGATGTATCAGGAGGATTTCCGCACGCACGTCGGGTACATGCGCTGCGATGGGCATGTGAACAGCGCCGGTAAGAACAACTACCAATCGGTGGCGGCGTTTGCGCCGCGTCGCGACGGGCTGCCGCCATTTCGCATCGTTGACCTGGACCAGGTCGAATGGGACACGGTGATGGCGCAGTATGATTGCGTGATCCAGAATCTGCGACTGATCGCCCGTCCCGGCGACAACCGCTGGTCGCCATCGGACGAGCGCTGGAGCGAGGCGGCGCTGGGTGAGGACCGTCAGGGACGCATCCTCTTCATCTTTTGCCGCTCGCCGTACCCGATGCACGAGTTCAACAACATCCTCCTGGAGTTGCCGATCGATCTGGTCTGCGCGCAACATCTCGAAGGCGGACCGGAGGCGCAGTTCTATCTGCGCTACGGTTCGATCACACGCGATGTCGCGGGCAGTTATGAGACTGGGTTCAATGAGAACGACCACAACCGCGAGGCCAGGCCGTTGCCGAATGTCCTGGGGATTGTCCCGCGTGACACACTCCGCTGA
- a CDS encoding DMT family protein, producing MTTIILLFASNLFMTAAWYGHLKYKHVAIWKVILISWGIAFLEYCLQVPANRWGYGQFSASQLKIIQEVISLTVFAGFAIFYLGEIPRWNHLVAFMLIVAAVAFAFWPDVVPVRGR from the coding sequence ATGACCACCATCATCCTCTTGTTCGCCAGCAACCTCTTCATGACCGCCGCCTGGTATGGCCACCTCAAGTACAAGCACGTCGCCATCTGGAAGGTCATCCTCATCAGCTGGGGCATCGCCTTCTTGGAATACTGCCTGCAGGTGCCGGCCAACCGCTGGGGGTACGGCCAGTTTTCCGCCAGCCAGCTGAAGATTATACAGGAAGTCATCTCGCTGACCGTCTTTGCCGGCTTTGCGATCTTCTACCTCGGGGAGATACCCCGCTGGAACCACCTGGTGGCGTTCATGCTGATCGTCGCCGCGGTGGCCTTCGCCTTCTGGCCCGATGTCGTGCCCGTTCGGGGCCGGTAG
- a CDS encoding acyl-CoA thioesterase has product MSEHLPIPDAEFTLTQIVFPSQVNHYGTLHGGYALQWMDQAAWICATRYARKVMVTIASDRVEFKKPVYEGAIVMLKAHITRIGRTSVTVAVEMHAELPLSGERFLATQGQFVMVALDADGRPTAVQPE; this is encoded by the coding sequence ATGAGTGAACACCTCCCCATTCCCGACGCCGAGTTTACGCTCACACAGATTGTCTTTCCGTCGCAGGTCAATCACTACGGCACCCTGCATGGCGGTTACGCCCTGCAGTGGATGGACCAGGCGGCCTGGATATGCGCCACCCGGTACGCCCGCAAGGTCATGGTGACAATCGCCTCCGATCGGGTGGAGTTCAAGAAACCGGTCTACGAAGGCGCCATCGTGATGCTCAAGGCGCACATCACGCGTATCGGCCGCACCTCGGTGACCGTCGCCGTCGAGATGCACGCCGAGCTGCCGCTGTCCGGCGAGCGTTTCCTGGCCACGCAGGGGCAGTTTGTCATGGTGGCCTTGGACGCCGACGGCCGGCCCACCGCGGTCCAACCGGAATAG
- a CDS encoding VWA domain-containing protein: MRYRYSEWDEDLIRRLLADRDLMRLFNYILLQTNGDVDEALRWMRYLQERGILADAIDLDDFEKKLREERLIQKVGDRNQLTPKGEKQIRQDSLDRIFSSLKPGARGDHAIPREGSTTSEPLPERRPYAFGDAAADIDYNESFQNAMRRGAVEDLHLEEPDLAVRQSESATACATVLLLDISHSMILYGEDRITPAKQVAMAFAEMILTRYPKDALDVVVFGDDAQVIPVADLAYVGVGPYHTNTQAGLRAARQILMHRKHLNKQVFMITDGKPSVIRRANGTLYKNPAGLDPIIVNRTLDEAVICRKKKITITTFMVTADPYLQQFVRKLTELNRGRAYFTPPDRLGGYIFWDFIHNRRRRLK, from the coding sequence ATGCGTTACCGCTACTCCGAGTGGGATGAGGATCTGATCCGGCGGCTTCTGGCCGACCGCGATCTGATGCGCCTGTTCAACTACATCCTGCTGCAGACCAACGGCGATGTCGACGAGGCGCTGCGCTGGATGCGCTATCTGCAGGAGCGGGGCATCCTCGCCGACGCGATCGACCTCGACGACTTCGAAAAGAAACTGCGTGAGGAACGGCTTATCCAGAAAGTCGGCGACCGCAACCAGCTCACGCCCAAAGGGGAAAAGCAGATCCGGCAGGATTCGCTCGACCGCATCTTTTCCTCGCTCAAGCCCGGCGCGCGCGGCGACCACGCCATCCCCCGCGAGGGGAGTACCACCAGCGAGCCCTTGCCCGAACGGCGCCCCTATGCCTTCGGCGACGCCGCCGCCGACATCGACTACAACGAGTCGTTCCAAAACGCCATGCGTCGCGGCGCGGTCGAGGATCTGCATCTCGAGGAACCCGATCTGGCCGTGCGTCAGTCGGAATCGGCCACCGCCTGCGCCACCGTGCTGCTTCTGGACATCTCGCACTCGATGATCCTCTATGGCGAGGACCGTATCACCCCCGCCAAGCAGGTGGCCATGGCCTTTGCCGAGATGATCCTGACCCGCTACCCGAAGGATGCGCTCGATGTGGTGGTCTTCGGCGATGACGCGCAGGTGATCCCCGTCGCCGACCTGGCCTATGTTGGCGTCGGGCCCTACCACACCAACACGCAGGCGGGGCTGCGCGCCGCGCGGCAGATCCTCATGCACCGAAAACACCTCAATAAGCAGGTGTTCATGATCACCGACGGCAAGCCCTCGGTCATCCGCCGCGCCAACGGCACCCTCTACAAGAATCCGGCGGGGCTCGATCCGATCATCGTCAACCGCACCCTCGATGAGGCGGTCATCTGCCGCAAGAAGAAGATCACGATCACCACGTTCATGGTGACCGCCGATCCGTACCTGCAGCAATTTGTGCGGAAGTTGACCGAGCTGAACCGGGGGCGCGCCTACTTCACGCCCCCCGACCGTCTGGGAGGCTACATCTTCTGGGACTTCATCCACAACCGCCGGCGGCGGCTGAAGTAG
- a CDS encoding glutaredoxin family protein, with product MPCEWTEEFLSRNGIPYTRKDVRADPAARAELIGLGFRSTPVTLIDGVPVVGFEQDRLIELLTPNE from the coding sequence ATGCCGTGCGAATGGACGGAAGAGTTTCTTTCGCGCAACGGCATTCCGTATACCCGCAAGGATGTGCGCGCCGATCCCGCGGCGCGCGCTGAGTTGATCGGTCTGGGCTTTCGCTCGACCCCGGTCACGCTCATTGACGGCGTTCCGGTGGTCGGATTCGAGCAGGATCGCCTGATCGAGTTGCTCACTCCCAACGAATAG